A single Aspergillus chevalieri M1 DNA, chromosome 3, nearly complete sequence DNA region contains:
- a CDS encoding uncharacterized protein (COG:S;~EggNog:ENOG410PIP3;~InterPro:IPR011990,IPR019734;~go_function: GO:0005515 - protein binding [Evidence IEA]) yields the protein MDGYYDLGSFGRPITTENADAQTWFNRGLTWAYGFNHRESAECFEKAISCDPSCAIAYWGLAFSLGPNYNKEWKLFDQEDLKVTTKRTYDASRKAKAYIENASSIERALVDAIQIRYQTDSPVSMQEYALQDRAYADSMESVYRRFGDDLDVAALYADALMQLTPWKLWDLHTGQPTPGARTLEAKTVLEKALKHKNAKHHPGLLHLYIHMAEMSPNPEHGLNAADHLRDLVPDAGHLRHMPSHLDILVGDYRRAIASNYQAILADEEFLRRRGAHNLYSFYRMHDYQSLIYAAMFAGKKDVALEMVDQMEGTLPEDALRIESPPLADWLETFKAVRFHVMIRFGMWDELTRIDLPSDQNLYCVTTATAHYAKGVAWAALGNVQEAERERTLFHESLKHVSPTRLDFPVKCVDILAVGVVMLDGEIEYRRGNYKQAFEHLRKSVDLDDGLDYSEPWGWMQPARHAYAALLLEQGHLQEAADVYKADLGLGGAPTAANQHPNNVWALQGYHECLIRLGRTVEADLIKPQLKVAVAVADIPIRSSCFCRVD from the coding sequence ATGGACGGTTACTATGACCTCGGCTCATTTGGCCGCCCCATCACTACAGAAAATGCCGACGCGCAGACATGGTTCAATCGGGGGCTGACGTGGGCTTATGGCTTTAACCATCGAGAGTCAGCTGAGTGCTTTGAAAAAGCAATATCCTGCGACCCATCTTGTGCAATTGCCTACTGGGGCCTCGCGTTTTCTCTCGGACCGAACTACAACAAAGAATGGAAACTCTTTGACCAAGAAGACCTGAAAGTAACCACGAAACGCACTTATGATGCGTCGCGTAAAGCCAAGGCGTACATTGAGAATGCATCGTCAATTGAGCGTGCTCTTGTTGATGCCATCCAGATTCGCTACCAGACTGATAGCCCTGTCAGCATGCAGGAATACGCCCTGCAGGACCGTGCCTATGCTGATTCCATGGAGTCTGTATACCGCAGATTTGGAGACGACCTGGATGTGGCAGCCCTATATGCCGATGCATTGATGCAGCTAACCCCCTGGAAGCTCTGGGATCTCCACACAGGACAGCCAACCCCCGGTGCTCGCACGCTGGAAGCAAAGACGGTTTTGGAGAAGGCATTGAAACACAAGAATGCCAAACATCATCCCGGCCTGCTGCATCTTTACATCCACATGGCTGAAATGTCACCCAACCCGGAACACGGATTGAATGCAGCAGACCATCTTCGAGACTTGGTTCCTGACGCCGGTCACCTTCGTCACATGCCCTCACATCTCGACATACTTGTCGGGGATTACCGCCGTGCCATCGCATCGAACTATCAGGCCATACTTGCCGATGAGGAGTTTTTACGGCGTAGGGGAGCACATAATCTCTACAGCTTTTACCGTATGCATGACTATCAGTCACTCATCTACGCTGCCATGTTCGCTGGGAAGAAAGATGTTGCATTGGAAATGGTCGATCAGATGGAAGGCACTCTTCCAGAAGATGCATTACGCATTGAGTCACCGCCACTGGCTGACTGGCTGGAGACGTTCAAGGCAGTTCGGTTCCATGTCATGATCCGATTCGGCATGTGGGATGAGCTTACCCGCATTGATCTGCCTTCGGATCAGAACTTGTACTGCGTCACCACCGCCACGGCTCATTACGCCAAAGGCGTAGCCTGGGCTGCGCTCGGGAATGTTCAAGAGGCAGAAAGAGAACGTACCTTGTTCCACGAAAGCTTGAAGCATGTTTCTCCCACCCGCCTGGATTTTCCGGTCAAATGTGTCGATATCCTCGCCGTCGGAGTTGTCATGTTGGACGGTGAGATTGAATATCGTCGTGGCAATTACAAACAAGCCTTTGAGCATCTGCGCAAATCAGTAGATTTGGACGACGGCTTAGACTATAGTGAGCCATGGGGGTGGATGCAGCCAGCCCGCCATGCATACGCTGCGCTACTCCTCGAGCAGGGCCACCTTCAAGAAGCGGCGGATGTATACAAGGCAGACCTTGGTCTAGGCGGCGCACCCACCGCGGCTAATCAACATCCAAATAATGTGTGGGCACTCCAGGGTTATCACGAATGTTTGATTCGACTGGGACGGACGGTGGAGGCGGACCTAATTAAGCCGCAGTTGAAAGTGGCAGTTGCTGTAGCTGATATTCCCATTCGATCATCGTGTTTTTGTCGAGTCGATTAG